CAAACACTGGTACTGCCAAGGGCTATAAAAATCAAGTCCCGCACCCGCAGGAACAACCGATAAACCGATCCATGCTCCCCAGAAAAGAATCATCAACCGTAGAATTTAAAACAGCATTCGATAAAGAAACAATCGAAACACTCTGTGCATTCGCAAACGCGAAAGGCAGATCGGTATATCTTGGTATCGATGATTCTGGAAAAGCTGTCGGAGTAACCCTTGGTAAAGAAACTGTTCAGCAGTGGATCAATCAAATCAAGCTATCTACAACGCCATCACTTCTCCCGGATATACATATAGAAAAAAGTGCCGGAAGAATATATGTTGAACTAATAATTCCCGACTATCCTGTAAAACCCGTATCGTATAAAGGAAAGTATCTAAAAAGAATTAATACCGCAAATCATACAATGAGTCTTCAGGAAATATCGGACCTTTATTTGCAGACAACTAACACAAGCTGGGATAATTATCCAAGCTCTGATAAAAACCTGAATCACATTTCTCTTGAAAAAGTTAATCAATTTATTGCACGAGCCAACTCATTTAGAGATAACCCGATAACTGATGATCCACTAACTGTATTAAGAAAATACGACTTAATTAATAGTGAGAATATTTCACATGCGTGTTTTCTGTTGTTTACCGCTCAAGAGCAATATAAATGCTCAATACAGATTGGATTGTTTGCCGATGAAATAACTATTAAAGACGACATTACTGTTCGATCTGATTTATTCAGCCAAGTTAAAGAAACGATGTCTGCTGTAAAAAAACACATAAACAAAAAACTGGTTATAACAGGAAATCCGCAGCATAGTGAGGTGTGGGAATATCCGCTTGAGGCTTTACGTGAAATTATTATTAATATGATTGTCCACCGGAATTATCAGGATCACGGCGATTCAATAATAAAAGTATTTAATGACCGAATAGAATTTTTTAATCCCGGATGTCTACTGCAAGGACTTACCGTACATCAATTACTTTCCGGTCATTACACTTCGCATATTCGCAATAAAAAGATTGCATCACTATTCAAGGATGCCGGTATTATTGAACAGTATGGTTCCGGCATATCCAGAATAATAAAAATGTTTGCGGATAATGAATATAAACAGCCCCTCTTTGAAAATTTTGGACACGGATTCAGAGTAACCGTTTATAATAAAAATCCCATAGCAAAAGCACGTGTCACCGATAATGTCACCGATAATTCAGAGCGCAGAAGGATGAAAATCGTTGAAATTATCAGAAAACAGCCTTTGATTTCATC
This Chitinivibrionales bacterium DNA region includes the following protein-coding sequences:
- a CDS encoding AAA family ATPase, with product MLPRKESSTVEFKTAFDKETIETLCAFANAKGRSVYLGIDDSGKAVGVTLGKETVQQWINQIKLSTTPSLLPDIHIEKSAGRIYVELIIPDYPVKPVSYKGKYLKRINTANHTMSLQEISDLYLQTTNTSWDNYPSSDKNLNHISLEKVNQFIARANSFRDNPITDDPLTVLRKYDLINSENISHACFLLFTAQEQYKCSIQIGLFADEITIKDDITVRSDLFSQVKETMSAVKKHINKKLVITGNPQHSEVWEYPLEALREIIINMIVHRNYQDHGDSIIKVFNDRIEFFNPGCLLQGLTVHQLLSGHYTSHIRNKKIASLFKDAGIIEQYGSGISRIIKMFADNEYKQPLFENFGHGFRVTVYNKNPIAKARVTDNVTDNSERRRMKIVEIIRKQPLISSSNLA